The sequence below is a genomic window from Vigna radiata var. radiata cultivar VC1973A unplaced genomic scaffold, Vradiata_ver6 scaffold_387, whole genome shotgun sequence.
aaaacattattcaaccctCGTTCTAGTGTTTTTTAGGTACTTCAACCTAATCTGTTAGGTTAGTTGAAAGAAGAAGTCATAAGcataaatgtcaaaataatcgattatataaataccataattgattaaaacataaagaaaagcATAATAGATTAtgatattaacataattaattaaactacgACAGGATTTTGGTTTTTCTATATAAACCAGACTTGAAACCTAACTCTTTAACGTTTTCATTGTCATATACTAACATTCTCTCTGCGTTTTGAGAACAAGTTTTCTCAAGAAATATTCTTGGAGGATTTGAAGCTTCATTGGTGGTCAAGCAATCAAGAATTCATTCAAGATACATTGGATCTCATATGTTTTGATCTTTCTACACTATAGGAGTGTGATTTCATCAAGTTCTTATCTCTTGCATTGATTGAGAGTGAATGTATCCTTTCTAGTgttattgttttcaaattggAGTGGTGTGAGGATAGAAATTGAGAGTATCATTGTATTCTTGTACTCAAACCTTGATTAATGGATTCCCCCCCAACTAAAGTTGTTGAGGGAAGACTGGATATAGGCTTCTTAAGAGTTGAACCAATATAAATCTTTATGTATTTTGatctttctttcatctttctttacTTGGTTgattcaaacattttttataattgatttcaagatttcaagatcttcaaagattagagaaagatttcaaaattcaattcacCCCTTCTGACTTGAGATATAAAGGCTAATTTTCTAACAAAGCTCTCTTTTCTCCACTCTAAGGAGATTTTCTTAGAGAAGGTATGTGTGTGGTGAGTATAGTTTATTGGGCTAttgatgacttgggcccaagccctGACTCCATTCAAGTGCTCATCACTCGTAGCATGGTGAGAAAGCTCCAAGAAGGGCTTGGAAATGCATCAAAGGGAGGAGAAGTGAAGGCTTTGTTCACTTAGAAACGTATGGACTCACCTAGGGCACATCTAGGCTCGCCTAGTGAAGTAGCGCTCAACACATGGCCTAGAACGTCTAGTATGCGTCATCTTTCACTTCAGCATGTGCAACTCGTGTTTACCCATGAATTATGCATTGTAAATGTGCCTAATATGTGGCATTTGATCCACTTATCACACCAGATCATCAAAATCATAGTTAGGCGCCATGGAGAGGCATGAACCATTGTATAAATTCACCTCTTCCACCCTTTTGTATCTATTTTAAGTATTTGAGTAATGAAATGTTGTAGAGATCACTCCAACACGCATTCTTCTCATTGTCACCGACCAGAGAGAGATCTCAACCTCCTATAGCCACCCTTCCTTAGTTAGGACTCCTACCTAGGCTTCGAAAATCACTACCACACACCAAACACTTTCACGGAGAATCCTTCTTCACTTCAAATGAACTATTACCCTATTTTCATGagtcattttgttgttgattttgCTTCACCTGATCCATTCTTCTTTTGAATCTGGATCTAGCTCTCATCCATACACAGAGAGGGGTTATCAGCTAAAGCCCTTCTTGTCCCTTCATTCTTTTAGAAAGGTCACAATCTCAAAAAGGCATGTGCCAAGCACACCTACAAAAACACATTAGAAAGAGAGAAGGTCAGGAAACTTCCTTCCTATACAAGTTTTCCCTCTATCTTTGGTAAGGGTTAGGGGTTTCACTTTGTCTCGTATTATATTCCAATTTTGACCTCAAATTTGGTTTATGAAAGCTACTTAACAAAAATCCTAAAAATCTTTTCTAAATGACTTTGGAAAACCAAAATTTTGTTAAGGATGCTACAATAAAcataccttttttattttgtggtaAAAACAATCCTTTTTGAAAAGTATGAATGCAAATCCATTTGGAATTAGTCCATTTTGGGATTCTATAATTATTGGAGCATacatttttatgcattttattaacaatatgcaggtcgaaaaagattttaattctTGAATTGAAGAGGAGAACAAGAAAGTTCAATATAATGTTAGAGCAAGACATTATTTTTTCAACACTCACCATTGAAGAATTCTTCACACAAGAATATCAAAAGATATGTGGAAAGCCTAAGAGAAAGCTCAAGAAAACATCAAAGAGAAGTCATTACTATAAAGAGATGAATAGATGTTTCGGGATTGACAGATTTTCTACGAAGCAATGTAAACATTTTTAACTCAAACATTCAAATAAGATATCATCCTTCTTAATGCTTTTGAAGAAATGCATGAAGAAATCAACGAACTTATTTGTTTAAACAATAGGCTTGATATTGATTATAAGTGGTTAGAAAATAGATCATGACAattagaagataaaaataataatcttaactcttatttgaaaaatcttgaaatcatttatagaaatttatcttgtaattatataattcaactttacaagttgagtttttttattataacaagaAAGTTGAAAGCAAAGATAACAATGGGAAAATCTAATATAAATGTCCTTAATTTCAAAAAGTGTGCAACGGATACAACTGAGGTTGTATATTCTTTTTCAACaaatcaaaactcattcaaaAACTATTTACATTTTAGAAATACATTACACCTTTTTGTTTCCTTCTTATACTGTTTAAAGAAAGTCACACATAAAATACCTGCTTTTAAAATGTTGGTGTACTTagtaagaaatatttttgtattcttaAAAGTAAGATGAGGACTATTAACATGAGAGGAACCAAAAtctattctaaaatattatcttttctaTGCAGAAAATGTCTTCTGAATTGTGCAATTCAAAATAGACTTCTATATCTTGAAGTTCCTTCTCAATACTTAATCTAAAAGGCTTTTATTGCACTAAAAGAGAATTTCTAGATTTTGTACAATGTATAAGGCACTTCAGGAAGTGCTTTCTATGCTGCATCATTAAAAAATTCTACAAACTAAAACCATTTTAGTGttgcaaaatatattttcaaattttgtaatcCATAGATATGCTTTagattatacattttaaaatttccttCCAAATTAGATAATCtagaataaataattgataaatgcaTTCTTAATTGTACTGAGAAAgaaatacaatttcaaattataaaattcataaatatattatagattacataatctaaaattttattttgaattcacCGAAAACACAGTCCAAATTATATAAACCTAGAatccaaatattttataacatatattcaaattccACAGACcaaaagtatttattttctgACAACATGGTAATCCATAAACgtattttataacatatattcAAANNNNNNNNNNGATCGAACACTACTTGAAAACGGCTATTCTGCTCAGAAATGAAATAGTCCAAATGTTCCTGGAAATTCTTGCTCCCATTGGACCATTTGTATCTATATACATTAGGATCCCAATTCATAGATCTCTCCGTTCgagaaatcaaaataagagGATCGAACCATTTCTTCTGactctttttcaaatttgataaatggtcaaaaattattccacaatagtgtttatgattattattattgattgtggagtaatttttgaccaatcacaaattgacacgtaatcaatgttcaaatgttgtcaaaataatgttgtccaaatatcattatcctaataataatcaatttaatttaacatattcaaaatatattaaattatattaaaataaattaaacaattattaaattttaaataaaaactaaaattctaaaaacTTGTTTATCGGATATCAAAATCCATAAAATATACtaacagttttatttttatttaaaattaaataaatatttaatttaatttaaaattatactatttattatatttttatattttaataattattaaaatgtgatttatatttttataatagttttattaaaaaattaaaataataataactaaaataagagtGATAATAATTGTAAGGCCTTGTAAAAATATTCCTTAAGGGGTGCACACGTGGCAGCAGGGCATTGGACAAGGTTTTAATAGCCAAATGGAATTTTACTAAAAGATAGTCTTCAAGTTTCTCAGCCCATTCTCTGCTACGAGAACTCACCACCAAAGCACAGTTTCTTCTCCctcttttcttcatttccatATCTTTCCTTTACCATAACTTAGGTTCTAACCGTTGGTTTCTCAAATTGAAGCTACCTAGGCCTTCCGGACTTCAAGAGGAGCATTTCTACCGATTGAATCTCCATTTCATCCAACGGGTAAGAAAACCCCTTTCTCCATTGTTCCTAGGGTTGTAAACATGCAATTTCTTGCTACAAGCAACCCATTTCGTTTTATTCCATAATCTAGCTTCTATTTGGTTCTAAAATtcgttctccatcatcaattgatgattttaggtGATTCTCACACTTTGGGTTCAAAGTACTTGGTCTAAGATCATTCCTTGAGTTGGCCGTGCAccctagaggtaaggggagctagttcttcttttcattttagtggTATGCCTTGAATGTATGATAATTTTGATGTTGTATGTTGTTGGAGGCATGAAATTGGTTATATAGACTTGAAATGCATGAATGGAAATGTGTATGTTGTGTGAATTTGATGACTGATGATTATGAACTGTTTGGGACGTTTNNNNNNNNNNNNNNNNNNNNNNNNNNNNNNNNNNNNNNNNNNNNNNNNNNNNNNNNNNNNNNNNNNNNNNNNNNNNNNNNNNNNNNNNNNNNNNNNNNNNNNNNNNNNNNNNNNNNNNNNNNNNNNNNNNNNNNNNNNNNNNNNNNNNNNNNNNNNNNNNNNNNNNNNNNNNNNNNNNNNNNNNNNNNNNNNNNNNNNNNNNNNNNNNNNNNNNNNNNNNNNNNNNNNNNNNNNNNNNNNNNNNNNNNNNNNNNNNNNNNNNNNNNNNNNNNNNNNNNNNNNNNNNNNNNNNNNNNNNNNNNNNNNNNNNNNNNNNNNNNNNNNNNNNNNNNNNNNNNNNNNNNNNNNNNNNNNNNNNNNNNNNNNNNNNNNNNNNNNNNNNNNNNNNNNNNNNNNNNNNNNNNNNNNNNNNNNNNNNNNNNNNNNNNNNNNNNNNNNNNNNNNNNNNNNNNNNNNNNNNNNNNNNNNNNNNNNNNNNNNNNNNNNNNNNNNNNNNNNNNNNNNNNNNNNNNNNNNNNNNNNNNNNNNNNNNNNNNNNNNNNNNNNNNNNNNNNNNNNNNNNNNNNNNNNNNNNNNNNNNNNNNNNNNNNNNNNNNNNNNNNNNNNNNNNNNNNNNNNNNNNNNNNNNNNNNNNNNNNNNNNNNNNNNNNNNNNNNNNNNNNNNNNNNNNNNNNNNNNNNNNNNNNNNNNNNNNNNNNNNNNNNNNNNNNNNNNNNNNNNNNNNNNNNNNNNNNNNNNNNNNNNNNNNNNNNNNNNNNNNNNNNNNNNNNNNNNNNNNNNNNNNNNNNNNNNNNNNNNNNNNNNNNNNNNNNNNNNNNNNNNNNNNNNNNNNNNNNNNNNNNNNNNNNNNNNNNNNNNNNNNNNNNNNNNNNNNNNNNNNNNNNNNNNNNNNNNNNNNNNNNNNNNNNNNNNNNNNNNNNNNNNNNNNNNNNNNNNNNNNNNNNNNNNNNNNNNNNNNNNNNNNNNNNNNNNNNNNNNNNNNNNNNNNNNNNNNNNNNNNNNNNNNNNNNNNNNNNNNNNNNNNNNNNNNNNNNNNNNNNNNNNNNNNNNNNNNNNNNNNNNNNNNNNNNNNNNNNNNNNNNNNNNNNNNNNNNNNNNNNNNNNNNNNNNNNNNNNNNNNNNNNNNNNNNNNNNNNNNNNNNNNNNNNNNNNNNNNNNNNNNNNNNNNNNNNNNNNNNNNNNNNNNNNNNNNNNNNNNNNNNNNNNNNNNNNNNNNNNNNNNNNNNNNNNNNNNNNNNNNNNNNNNNNNNNNNNNNNNNNNNNNNNNNNNNNNNNNNNNNNNNNNNNNNNNNNNNNNNNNNNNNNNNNNNNNNNNNNNNNNNNNNNNNNNNNNNNNNNNNNNNNNNNNNNNNNNNNNNNNNNNNNNNNNNNNNNNNNNNNNNNNNNNNNNNNNNNNNNNNNNNNNNNNNNNNNNNNNNNNNNNNNNNNNNNNNNNNNNNNNNNNNNNNNNNNNNNNNNNNNNNNNNNNNNNNNNNNNNNNNNNNNNNNNNNNNNNNNNNNNNNNNNNNNNNNNNNNNNNNNNNNNNNNNNNNNNNNNNNNNNNNNNNNNNNNNNNNNNNNNNNNNNNNNNNNNNNNNNNNNNNNNNNNNNNNNNNNNNNNNNNNNNNNNNNNNNNNNNNNNNNNNNNNNNNNNNNNNNNNNNNNNNNNNNNNNNNNNNNNNNNNNNNNNNNNNNNNNNNNNNNNNNNNNNNNNNNNNNNNNNNNNNNNNNNNNNNNNNNNNNNNNNNNNNNNNNNNNNNNNNNNNNNNNNNNNNNNNNNNNNNNNNNNNNNNNNNNNNNNNNNNNNNNNNNNNNNNNNNNNNNNNNNNNNNNNNNNNNNNNNNNNNNNNNNNNNNNNNNNNNNNNNNNNNNNNNNNNNNNNNNNNNNNNNNNNNNNNNNNNNNNNNNNNNNNNNNNNNNNNNNNNNNNNNNNNNNNNNNNNNNNNNNNNNNNNNNNNNNNNNNNNNNNNNNNNNNNNNNNNNNNNNNNNNNNNNNNNNNNNNNNNNNNNNNNNNNNNNNNNNNNNNNNNNNNNNNNNNNNNNNNNNNNNNNNNNNNNNNNNNNNNNNNNNNNNNNNNNNNNNNNNNNNNNNNNNNNNNNNNNNNNNNNNNNNNNNNNNNNNNNNNNNNNNTATCATATTTTGCAAAATCTTGGACCTTTGTACTTGAGTTACTTGTCGTTTTAATTTCCCctctattttggatgactgtaatttaTACCTATACAGTTATCTTCTACTCCTAACTGCTTtccattattataatatgttgcattccatttggtatgaattatacacatattatgggatgttacaataatgaaaataaaaataatatttaaaatcatatttaatgtatttaaatatattaaattgtattaaaatattaaattaaattaagtaagttgtaaaatttaaagaaaaacaaaatttgaaaaaatttgttAATCGGATATAAAAATTCGATAACTTGTGATTCGGATATGCgacatatatttgtttttaaaattttgttttttatttaaatttaataaatatttaatttaatttaacgttttaatataatttaatatattttgaatatattaaattaaattgattatcattattctatttattattattattattattttattttttattttaattatttttaaataactattattataatataaataatattctaataattattaaaatataaaattatattaaataatatttgaattttaaattaaattaaattattattattaaggtaGTTAGAatgcttttaataaaaaagagaaaaaaataaaaagatattttgttaaaattaaagtgaaatttttgaaaagttgaagATGTAAGATAAGATGTGAGAAGgttaaaagtgaaatttttaGAAGTAAATGATCAGATATCAAAGATGTAGGACCAAACACTCAAAAAGAAATTGTCTTGTCCCTGCTCAGTCCATAAAAAAGAGTCCgtcttaaaatatttgaaaatccTGAAATTGGACTCTATCctgatatttaaaacaaaagcgcaattttaatatttcaaatcatcaacaatgtccTCTGCAGAACATAGCATCTCCTTACACAGACTGAGCAAAAGGTAACACTATTACAAGGTTTAGCTCTGTTCATAGCATCAACAATTCATTCACCATCTTTTAAgcttgatttttcttcttttcaacttTCCCTTTACAAAAGTATTTACGTGATAAGAATTTGTTCAATAAACGTTTAGTTAAGCTTTTAACAGAAGCACCCCTCAAGTCCTCCATGGATTCCACTCCGGGAGAGATTGACCTAGGAGCATTCATATTTGATGCATGATAGTGCTCTACTTTTTCATCAATTGCCTCATATATAAGATAAATTGACGTCTTGTTAACAGTTATTCTGCTCcagaaaacaacaacaatttgCACCTTGTTTCCAGGCTCAATGTTTGATAGTACCCTCTGCCACTCCTCATCATCAAACGACGCTAATGCATTTCTCTTATAAAGCTGAATGGTGCTCTTTGTGTGATTTATCACCAACAAATTTTTCAGGCCGTCTGATGTTATGCTGTCTGAGGAAGAATAATGGATATGGCACATCATTGTCTTCAAGCTACGCCCATTCACTTCAGGAATTTCAAAAGTCACAGAAGAACCTTCGCTGCTGAAGGTTAACCAATCTGGATAACAATCGCCAGGTAGCAAACAATCACCACCATCACTCGTAGTTATATTCtgtaaaaataaagatatatatgcTGAAAGTTCATCCATCGGTGCATCAATACCACTTATGATAAAACAAGATAATAAATCCTTTTATCATGAACTAAAATTATGATTCTTAGCCAAAAAGTATCCTAAATGATGATATATAACTTGCATGAAGgaagttgttaaagagatttAATGTTATGCATAAGAATGTcatattattattctcttttaataGCACAATATATGATGGCAGTTAAATAATCTGttgtatgataattttaaagtagtgtgattaaaatatcatattatgtTGACAGCGTATAAttgatgtattaaaataattcaactgCCAAAAATAagtagattttttaattttgaaatatatttagatcataaaaatattataattagatGCAGTTAAGATAGAAAGAGATAGAAAGGAACCTGTAAAATTCTCTGTTTCAGAATATGTGTGATTTCCCAACTCCTTCCcatttgaattaaaagagtCTTCTCAAATAATTTTGATCTTGAATTGCATTCAATTAATGTAAAGACATTCTGCATTTGTGATGTTGTTCCATATGACTCCGATTCTTCAGAATTTGTCGCATTTAAAGCATCCAAAATACTTGTTGTATCTCGAGAAAGTTGAAGATCGGAACCACACTCTATCCAAAGACTTTGAAGCTTTGGAAGTTCCTCAGATATATATGATAGCTCATTGGAACTGCTATTTTATACATCTAAAGAAACAAGAGAAGACATGTCCACCAATGTTTGAACACGAGAAGAGAGACTATTTACTGGTGACATCCAAGACCAAATGATAGAGGGAAACACATCGCGTGAAAATCCTTCATAACCACATAATGAAATATATCCAATACTTTTAGATCTGACTATTGAAAAGGGCACCCTTCTTATAGCAGTCTTGTCAGCAACAAGGGTTGTCAAAGACTCCATCGGTTCTATGTCCTCTTCCAACTTATCAATCTTTAGACAACCCGAAAGAATGAGTGTTCTAAGAGATTTCAACTTATATATACTTCTGGGAAGGTTACGAAGGCTAATACAGTCTTCAAAGTTTATTAGTGGAACTTTGGTGAGATGACCAATGGTATATGAAACTTCAGACAGCCTTGGACAATCCATGAGTATAAGCTTTTCAAGATTAGGCAAATTCAAAAAGTCCGGTGTCTTTGTTAAATAATGAGAATGGCTAAGATTAAGAATTTTCAACTTCTCCATcagctaagaaaaaaaaacaatggaaataattagataaaaaacaacaaaaataaatgaaagcaATTCAAATATGCCATGAACAGTGAAGTGGATGTTAAATATATACTCATGATGCCATTTTTGTAGTTCCATTATATTTTGGTTTAGCTTTTACTTTTGTGTAGGCAAGGCTATCCTCATTTCTTTTGGTTGACATTTCATACTTCTTTTATTGAGTAAAAAAACATGCTTTGTATAAGTATCAAAGTTGACCATAGTGGTGACANTGAAATAGTGCAGATTCAGTTGGTTGTCCTCTTGAAAAAGTATCCACATTAGGATATTGTGCATTCATTAGAAGGAACATTGTCTCCTAGAAGAgcaagaaaaatgtttttgccGGATTGAGTGCAGAAGCTGAATATAGATACGCTTTTGGTTAATTCAAAGCACATCCTCCTTGTGGTGAATCTTAAAGGTACTCTGTTTCCCTCTGATATTCTAACGATGCTTTTGTAATAAGAGAAGTCTTGGAAGTATCATTCAGCTATTTGAGATGTATGGCTCTGCTTCGGGTCAGTGGCTCAATAGTGCAGAAAGCCATTTTTACACTGGCAACACTACTATCtcctttaataaataattaaagtatcTTGGGTTTCTATACTTGTTCGGGTGTTCCCCTTTTTCAAGGTGCACATAAATCTAGATTTCTTAGACTTATTGCTGATaatacttgagaattaaactgtaaaataattctagNNNNNNNNNNNNNNNNNNNNNNNNNNNNNNNNNNNNNNNNNNNNNNNNNNNNNNNNNNNNNNNNNNNNNNNNNNNNNNNNNNNNNNNNNNNNNNNNNNNNNNNNNNNNNNNNNNNNNNNNNNNNNNNNNNNNNNNNNNNNNNNNNNNNNNNNNNNNNNNNNNNNNNNNNNNNNNNNNNNNNNNNNNNNNNNNNNNNNNNNNNNNNNNNNNNNNNNNNNNNNNNNNNNNNNNNNNNNNNNNNNNNNNNNNNNNNNNNNNNNNNNNNNNNNNNNNNNNNNNNNNNNNNNNNNNNNNNNNNNNNNNNNNNNNNNNNNNNNNNNNNNNNNNNNNNNNNNNNNNNNNNNNNNNNNNNNNNNNNNNNNNNNNNNNNNNNNNNNNNNNNNNNNNNNNNNNNNNNNNNNNNNNNNNNNNNNNNNNNNNNNNNNNNNNNNNNNNNNNNNNNNNNNNNNNNNNNNNNNNNNNNNNNNNNNNNNNNNNNNNNNNNNNNNNNNNNNNNNNNNNNNNNNNNNNNNNNNNNNNNNNNNNNNNNNNNNNNNNNNNNNNNNNNNNNNNNNNNNNNNNNNNNNNNNNNNNNNNNNNNNNNNNNNNNNNNNNNNNNNNNNNNNNNNNNNNNNNNNNNNNNNNNNNNNNNNNNNNNNNNNNNNNNNNNNNNNNNNNNNNNNNNNNNNNNNNNNNNNNNNNNNNNNNNNNNNNNNNNNNNNNNNNNNNNNNNNNNNNNNNNNNNNNNNNNNNNNNNNNNNNNNNNNNNNNNNNNNNNNNNNNNNNNNNNNNNNNNNNNNNNNNNNNNNNNNNNNNNNNNNNNNNNNNNNNNNNNNNNNNNNNNNNNNNNNNNNNNNNNNNNNNNNNNNNNNNNNNNNNNNNNNNNNNNNNNNNNNNNNNNNNNNNNNNNNNNNNNNNNNNNNNNNNNNNNNNNNNNNNNNNNNNNNNNNNNNNNNNNNNNNNNNNNNNNNNNNNNNNNNNNNNNNNNNNNNNNNNNNNNNNNNNNNNNNNNNNNNNNNNNNNNNNNNNNNNNNNNNNNNNNNNNNNNNNNNNNNNNNNNNNNNNNNNNNNNNNNNNNNNNNNNNNNNNNNNNNNNNNNNNNNNNNNNNNNNNNNNNNNNNNNNNNNNNNNNNNNNNNNNNNNNNNNNNNNNNNNNNNNNNNNNNNNNNNNNNNNNNNNNNNNNNNNNNNNNNNNNNNNNNNNNNNNNNNNNNNNNNNNNNNNNNNNNNNNNNNNNNNNNNNNNNNNNNNNNNNNNNNNNNNNNNNNNNNNNNNNNNNNNNNNNNNNNNNNNNNNNNNNNNNNNNNNNNNNNNNNNNNNNNNNNNNNNNNNNNNNNNNNNNNNNNNNNNNNNNNNNNNNNNNNNNNNNNNNNNNNNNNNNNNNNNNNNNNNNNNNNNNNNNNNNNNNNNNNNNNNNNNNNNNNNNNNNNNNNNNNNNNNNNNNNNNNNNNNNNNNNNNNNNNNNNNNNNNNNNNNNNNNNNNNNNNNNNNNNNNNNNNNNNNNNNNNNNNNNNNNNNNNNNNNNNNNNNNNNNNNNNNNNNNNNNNNNNNNNNNNNNNNNNNNNNNNNNNNNNNNNNNNNNNNNNNNNNNNNNNNNNNNNNNNNNNNNNNNNNNNNNNNNNNNNNNNNNNNNNNNNNNNNNNNNNNNNNNNNNNNNNNNNNNNNNNNNNNNNNNNNNNNNNNNNNNNNNNNNNNNNNNNNNNNNNNNNNNNNNNNNNNNNNNNNNNNNNNNNNNNNNNNNNNNNNNNNNNNNNNNNNNNNNNNNNNNNNNNNNNNNNNNNNNNNNNNNNNNNNNNNNNNNNNNNNNNNNNNNNNNNNNNNNNNNNNNNNNNNNNNNNNNNNNNNNNNNNNNNNNNNNNNNNNNNNNNNNNNNNNNNNNNNNNNNNNNNNNNNNNNNNNNNNNNNNNNNNNNNNNNNNNNNNNNNNNNNNNNNNNNNNNNNNNNNNNNNNNNNNNNNNNNNNNNNNNNNNNNNNNNNNNNNNNNNNNNNNNNNNNNNNNNNNNNNNNNNNNNNNNNNNNNNNNNNNNNNNNNNNNNNNNNNNNNNNNNNNNNNNNNNNNNNNNNNNNNNNNNNNNNNNNNNNNNNNNNNNNNNNNNNNNNNNNNNNNNNNNNNNNNNNNNNNNNNNNNNNNNNNNNNNNNNNNNNNNNNNNNNNNNNNNNNNNNNNNNNNNNNNNNNNNNNNNNNNNNNNNNNNNNNNNNNNNNNNNNNNNNNNNNNNNNNNNNNNNNNNNNNNNNNNNNNNNNNNNNNNNNNNNNNNNNNNNNNNNNNNNNNNNNNNNNNNNNNNNNNNNNNNNNNNNNNNNNNNNNNNNNNNNNNNNNNNNNNNNNNNNNNNNNNNNNNNNNNNNNNNNNNNNNNNNNNNNNNNNNNNNNNNNNNNNNNNNNNNNNNNNNNNNNNNNNNNNNNNNNNNNNNNNNNNNNNNNNNNNNNNNNNNNNNNNNNNNNNNNNNNNNNNNNNNNNNNNNNNNNNNNNNNNNNNNNNNNNNNNNNNNNNNNNNNNNNNNNNNNNNNNNNNNNNNNNNNNNNNNNNNNNNNNNNNNNNNNNNNNNNNNNNNNNNNNNNNNNNNNNNNNNNNNNNNNNNNNNNNNNNNNNNNNNNNNNNNNNNNNNNNNNNNNNNNNNNNNNNNNNNNNNNNNNNNNNNNNNNNNNNNNNNNNNNNNNNNNNNNNNNNNNNNNNNNNNNNNNNNNNNNNNNNNNNNNNNNNNNNNNNNNNNNNNNNNNNNNNNNNNNNNNNNNNNNNNNNNNNNNNNNNNNNNNNNNNNNNNNNNNNNNNNNNNNNNNNNNNNNNNNNNNNNNNNNNNNNNNNNNNNNNNNNNNNNNNNNNNNNNNNNNNNNNNNNNNNNNNNNNNNNNNNNNNNNNNNNNNNNNNNNNNNNN
It includes:
- the LOC111240880 gene encoding uncharacterized protein LOC111240880 — its product is MQNVFTLIECNSRSKLFEKTLLIQMGRSWEITHILKQRILQNITTSDGGDCLLPGDCYPDWLTFSSEGSSVTFEIPEVNGRSLKTMMCHIHYSSSDSITSDGLKNLLVINHTKSTIQLYKRNALASFDDEEWQRVLSNIEPGNKVQIVVVFWSRITVNKTSIYLIYEAIDEKVEHYHASNMNAPRSISPGVESMEDLRGASVKSLTKRLLNKFLSRKYFCKGKVEKKKNQA